The nucleotide window CTCAAGAATCAAGGCAATACTTAAATAATCGCGATTCAAGTTGTGACAATATAAAGGTATTATGCCCGGATTCCTTTCTTGCCGGAGAGCGGATTGGCGATGGAGCGGGGCGAACGCCCCTGGGGATATTACCTGGTGCTGCACGAGGATGCCGGGTACAAGGTGAAGCAGTTCGTCGTCCGGCCGGGGAGCCGCCTTAGCCTCCAGCGACATCGCAGGCGGGCGGAGCATTGGCAGGTGGTCCGGGGCGAGGCGTCGGTGACGTGCGGCAAGGAGGTCGTCCGGCTGCGTCCGGGAGGATCGATCGACATCCCGCTGGGCGCCCTCCACCGGGTCGAGAGCGTCGGGAGGGAAGATCTCGTCGTCATCGAGGTGCAGATGGGGGAGTACGTGGGTGAGGACGACATCGAGCGGTTCGAGGACGACTATGGGAGGGCGGCGTCGGAATCGGCGGCGATTCCTTCGAAAAAGAAGTGACACCGTTCCCCTCGTCCGGTAAAATCATTTCTCCACGATCGGGACGTAGCGCAGCCTGGTAGCGCACTTGCATGGGGTGCAAGGGGTCGCTGGTTCAAATCCAGTCGTCCCGACCAGCAAACACGAGGGGTTACGAGACACGCTCTCGTAGCCCCTTTTTCCTTGAAAAAAAGGGGGCTCCATTGAGTGACAGCGGGCACGTGATTCTCGTTTCGAACGACGACGGCGTGCGCTCCGAGGGAATCGTGGCGTTGGCCGAGGCCTTGAAGGATCTGGGCACCGTGTACGTGGTCGCCCCCGACCGGGAGCGGAGCGCGGCCAGCCACTCGCTGTCGCTCACCCACCCGCTGCGGGTGGAGAAGATCTCTCCCCGCGTCTACTCCGTCGACGGCACGCCCACCGACTGCGTCAACCTCGGCGTGAACGGCATCCTGCGGGGAAAGAAGATCGACCTGCTCGTCTCCGGGATCAACAAAGGCGCGAACCTTGGCGACGATATCACCTACTCCGGCACCGTCTCCGCGGCGATGGAGGGGACGCTGCTCGGCATCCCCTCCATCGCCGTCTCGCTGGTCACCCGGTCCCGATTCCAGTTCGACACGGCCGCGGCGACGGCGCTGGACGTGGCTCGAAAAGTCCTGAAGCGAGGTCTGCCCGACGACACCTTGCTGAACGTCAACGTCCCCAACGCCGCACGCGAGGAGATTCAGGGCGTGCGGGTCACGCGGATGGGGAAGCGGGTCTACGGCGACATGATCGTGGAGAAGCGCGACCCGAGGGGAAAGAAGTATTACTGGATCGGCGGCGACAACCTGAACAGCGAGGATGTCCCGGGCTCCGACCTCGAGGCGATCGAAGAGGGGTTCATCTCGGTGACTCCGATCCACCTGGACCTGACGAACTACGCGGCCCTCCGGGCCTTGCGGAAATGGACCTGGTGAGGGAAACCGATCTCCGCCGACGCATGGTGGAGGAACAGATCCGTCGTCGGGGAATTCACGACGAGCGCGTGCTTTCGGTAATGGAAGAGGTGCCGCGGCATCTCTTCCTCCCGAAGGAGATTCGTCACCTCGCTTACGTGGACGAGCCCCTCCCCATCGGAGAGGGGCAGACGATCTCCCAACCTTACATCGTCGCCGAGATGACGGCCGCGCTCCGGCTTTCAGGCGCGGAGAAGGTCCTCGAGATCGGGACCGGTTCCGGCTACCAGACGGCGATCCTTTCGCGCCTCTGCCGTGAACTGGTGACGATCGAGCGTCTCCCGTCTCTCTCCACCGACGCGCAAAAGCGCCTCGCGACGATGGACATCGGGAACGTGACGTTCGTCGTCGGAGACGGTTCGCTCGGGTCTCCAGGATACGCGCCGTTCGACCGCATCCTCTCCGCCGCGGCGTCGCCGTCCGTCCCCGCCCCCTGGGTCTCCCAGTTGTCGGAAGGCGGCATCATCGTCCTGCCGGTGGGGGGTCGTTACGAACAGGAACTGACCCGCGTCACCCTACGTTCCGGGCGTACCGAAACCGAGGTTCTCGGCGGATGCCGCTTCGTCCCCCTCGTCGGGATGTACGGGTTCCACCATTGATCGCCCGCCGCTGGATCGGCGCACTTCTGATCGCCGTGCTGGTTTCCGGGTGCGGGTCCGCCGCGCGGTACCGCATCCCGGGGGATCGGCTCGACCGGATCCGGTTTCTTCCTCCCGTCGCCGGGACCGTTTCCTCCGGCTTCGGAAAACGGTCCGGGGGCCGACATGCGGGGATCGACATCCTTGCGCCGCCCGGGGCGGAGGTCCGCGCCGCTTCAGCGGGCCTCGCGGAGTACACGGGGAACGGGAAGCGAGGGTACGGGCGCGTCGTCATCCTCGACCATGGGGAAGGGATCACGACGCTGTACGGACATCTGGCGACGATTCGTGTACAATCCGGCGAAACCGTGCCGGCCGGGGCCGTGATCGGCACGATCGGACGGAGCGGGAACGCCACCACCCATCACCTTCACTTCGAACTGCGCGTCGACGGGAAGGCCGTGGACCCTGTCCCGTATCTGAATCGTTGAGGGAGAGCATATGCCGACCAGCGAGCTGAAGAAGCGGATCCGCAACATCCCCGACTTCCCGAAGAAGGGGATCCAGTTCAAGGACATCACGACGCTCCTGTCCGACCCGGCGTCCTTCCAGCAGGCGATCGACCTCATGGCGCACCGCCACTTCGCGAAGGGGATCGATGCGGTCGTGGGGATCGAGGCGCGCGGCTTCGTGATGGGAGCCGCGATGGCGTACAAGCTGGGCACGGGCGTCCTGCTCGTGCGAAAGGCCGGCAAATTGCCGTACAAGACGGTGGCGGCCTCCTACGACCTCGAATACGGGAAGGACCGCCTCGAGATCCACGAGGACGCCATCCGTCCCGGGATGAAGGTCATCGTGGCGGACGATGTGCTGGCGACGGGCGGGACCGTCTCCGCGGTCATCGGACTGCTGAACAAGCTCGGGGCCGATGTTGTAGAATGTTGCTTCCTCGCGGAGCTCACCGCATTGCGGGGACGCGAACATCTGAAGGGGCAGAAGGTTTTCTCGCTGCTTCAGTTCGAGGAATAAGACAGAAGGCGGTGAGGGATGCGCCCCCGTAGCTCAGGCGGACAGAGCAGAGGTTTCCTAAACCTTTGGCCGGGTGTTCGAGTCACCCCGGGGGCGCCAGCTTCTTCATCCGTTCGATGTATCGCTCGACGTCCCGCCGCCGGAATCGCCACTGGTTTCCGCTCTTGAACCCTTTCAGGTGCCCGCGCCGCGCCATGTCGTTCACGACATCGGGACTGAGATCGAGGAGGATCGCCAGGTCGCGCGTCTTGAGGATGCTCTGCTTGCCCTCGACGATCATTGGGCCCCCCATGGCGACGGAACGCCATCTGTGGCGAAAATAGCATAACGTTATATTCATGTAAATAGATTTTTCAGGGCAGGAAAAGTGCAGATAATCGATTTATTCCGTACGCTTATATAGTCAGCGGGGGGGCTTCCACTCCGCTGCGCCCTACGTCTACGTTACCGTATTTGTGAAGGGGAGCACTTCGGCATGAGAGTCTTCCTGTATTCCGCGATCGGAATCCCTCTGCTGATCGCAGACGCCGTTCTTCTCTGGGCGCTCCCGGCGCGGATGGCGAATCGCCTCACGACGACCCAGGGGCTGATCCTTCTTTTCGGGTCGCTCGCCTACATATGCATTCATTTCCTGTTGAGAAAACCCGAGCGGATGTATCTCTGGGCGCACGAGTTCACGCATCTTTTCGTGGCGAAACTCTTCCTGCGGCACGTCCACGGTTTCCACATCACCTCGCGCTCCGGGGGAAAGGTCGTGATCGACCGGACGAACGTCGCGATCGACCTCGCCCCGTACGCGGTGCCGCTCTACAACGTCGTCGCGCTCCTTCCGTTGACGCTGGTCGCGGGGGGAGCCCACCACGCAAGGGAGATCTATCTGGGTGCGGCGGCGTTCCTGTTCGCGATGCACCTCTGCTTTTCCGCGGAGGGATTCATCGACGGGCAGCCGGACGTCCGGCGCAACGGCAGGATCTTCTCCCTGGCCGCCGTTCTGCTCCTGCTGATGTTGTGGACGCCGATCCTGGCGGCGCCGGGGACCCAGGGCGGATTTTCCGGCCTGCCCGTTTTTTACCGGGAGTGGCTCGCCGACGGGATGGAGGCGGCTCTCGGCCTGCCGGCGCGCGTCCGCTCCCTTCTTTCGCACCGTTTCCTGTAAACTGTTCGTCATGGTGAAATCGGAAGGAAAGCGTACCCGACCGGGCGATCTTTTCCTGCTCGCCATCCTCCTCGCGAACCTGGTGTGCGGAGTCGGCCTCATCGGCGCCTTGCGGGCGGACCTTACGAAGGACCTGGTCGCGGCCGAAAGCACGCTCGTCTCCTCGAAGATCAACTCCTACCTGTGGGGAAAGATCCTCCGGTTCACCTCCGCGGTGGAGCAGGGGAGGAGGGGGGGGGAGAACGTGCCGGTCAAAGTGGACGCCGACGCGCTGACCGTCGCCGGCGATCTTCCCGCCGAAGGGAACTTCCAGCGCATCCGATCCGGGACGGGGGAGGGCCTTCCCGTCTTCATGGGGACGCCCCGGGATCTTCCGAACCGCGGGCACGTTCTCCCGCTCGGCTTCCTCGTCGCCGGCGGATCGAGGCAGGACCAACGCTACGTCATCGGGGCGATTTCCCTCGCGGACGTCGATGGATACCTCGGGGACCTCCGGCGCAGAGGAATCCTTTGCCGGATCGTCGATCCGAAAGGACACACCCTGTTCGGCGCAACCGAGGGGTTCCCGGCTCTCCGCGATTCCGCATCCCGGTTCGAGGGAGAGGCGCCGGTGATGGGCGGGGCGCTCTCCAGGGAGTGGTCCCTGCAGACGTTCATCCCGGACGCGAGCTCCCGTCTGCCGTTCCTGCCGCAGGCCATCCTTGCCACCTTCTTCCTCCTCAACATGGCCACCGTCGTGTTCCTTCGCCAGCGCTTCATCCTGCCCTCGGAGGCGGCATTGGCGGCGGTCGCGGAAATCGTCGCGGCGCAAGGCGAGATCCTTCCGTCCCGGGCCGCTCCCGGGTATATCGCCGGGGCCGTCAACAGCCTTCTGTCGCGTTGCCGCCTTGAGGCGGAAGAGGAGAAGCGGTCGATCCGGGAGAGTACCGAGCGCCGCACCCGGGAGATCTCCGAATCCCAAAAGAATCTGCTGTCGCACCACCGGCTCACCAAAAAGATGCTCCAGTCGCGGCAAGCTGACGAAGTCTTCGAGATCCTCCTCGGCGGGATCGCGGAAGGATACGGTTTTCCGGGGACGTTGATCGGGAAGGTTTCCGCCGACGGGTACCTCGTGTTCCAGGGGGAAACCGATCCCGTCTCGGGGAATCCGCTCCGGATCCCCCTGTGGCACCCCGGTTCCCTTCTGGCGCGGACGTTCTGGTCCGGGAATCTGCTCCACGCATCCCCCCGGGAACTGCCTCACCTTCCGGAGGAGGAGTCGATCCTCGGTTCCTCTCCCGTTCTCTGTCTCCCGGTGATGAGAAACCTGAAGGTGCGTTGCGTGGAGACGAAGAATTGCGTGGACCGGACGTGCCCCAACTACTATTCCGAGAACCTGAAGTGCTGGATGGGGCAAATTCCGCCGGAGTTCTTTACCGGTGGCGGAAACCCGGAGATCCAGCGCGAAGCGATCACCGCCTGTCTCCGGTGCGAAGTTTTCCCGTCTTCCGTCCTCCTGGTCGTCCGGAGCGTCGAGAACGGGAAGGTGGTGACCCGGGAAAACGCCGTCCCCATTACGAACCTCGCGTCGGAAGCGGG belongs to Deltaproteobacteria bacterium and includes:
- a CDS encoding phosphomannose isomerase type II C-terminal cupin domain; protein product: MERGERPWGYYLVLHEDAGYKVKQFVVRPGSRLSLQRHRRRAEHWQVVRGEASVTCGKEVVRLRPGGSIDIPLGALHRVESVGREDLVVIEVQMGEYVGEDDIERFEDDYGRAASESAAIPSKKK
- the surE gene encoding 5'/3'-nucleotidase SurE, producing the protein MSDSGHVILVSNDDGVRSEGIVALAEALKDLGTVYVVAPDRERSAASHSLSLTHPLRVEKISPRVYSVDGTPTDCVNLGVNGILRGKKIDLLVSGINKGANLGDDITYSGTVSAAMEGTLLGIPSIAVSLVTRSRFQFDTAAATALDVARKVLKRGLPDDTLLNVNVPNAAREEIQGVRVTRMGKRVYGDMIVEKRDPRGKKYYWIGGDNLNSEDVPGSDLEAIEEGFISVTPIHLDLTNYAALRALRKWTW
- a CDS encoding protein-L-isoaspartate(D-aspartate) O-methyltransferase, which produces MDLVRETDLRRRMVEEQIRRRGIHDERVLSVMEEVPRHLFLPKEIRHLAYVDEPLPIGEGQTISQPYIVAEMTAALRLSGAEKVLEIGTGSGYQTAILSRLCRELVTIERLPSLSTDAQKRLATMDIGNVTFVVGDGSLGSPGYAPFDRILSAAASPSVPAPWVSQLSEGGIIVLPVGGRYEQELTRVTLRSGRTETEVLGGCRFVPLVGMYGFHH
- a CDS encoding M23 family metallopeptidase, producing the protein MIARRWIGALLIAVLVSGCGSAARYRIPGDRLDRIRFLPPVAGTVSSGFGKRSGGRHAGIDILAPPGAEVRAASAGLAEYTGNGKRGYGRVVILDHGEGITTLYGHLATIRVQSGETVPAGAVIGTIGRSGNATTHHLHFELRVDGKAVDPVPYLNR
- a CDS encoding adenine phosphoribosyltransferase, with product MPTSELKKRIRNIPDFPKKGIQFKDITTLLSDPASFQQAIDLMAHRHFAKGIDAVVGIEARGFVMGAAMAYKLGTGVLLVRKAGKLPYKTVAASYDLEYGKDRLEIHEDAIRPGMKVIVADDVLATGGTVSAVIGLLNKLGADVVECCFLAELTALRGREHLKGQKVFSLLQFEE
- a CDS encoding helix-turn-helix domain-containing protein, which gives rise to MIVEGKQSILKTRDLAILLDLSPDVVNDMARRGHLKGFKSGNQWRFRRRDVERYIERMKKLAPPG
- a CDS encoding GGDEF domain-containing protein, which gives rise to MVKSEGKRTRPGDLFLLAILLANLVCGVGLIGALRADLTKDLVAAESTLVSSKINSYLWGKILRFTSAVEQGRRGGENVPVKVDADALTVAGDLPAEGNFQRIRSGTGEGLPVFMGTPRDLPNRGHVLPLGFLVAGGSRQDQRYVIGAISLADVDGYLGDLRRRGILCRIVDPKGHTLFGATEGFPALRDSASRFEGEAPVMGGALSREWSLQTFIPDASSRLPFLPQAILATFFLLNMATVVFLRQRFILPSEAALAAVAEIVAAQGEILPSRAAPGYIAGAVNSLLSRCRLEAEEEKRSIRESTERRTREISESQKNLLSHHRLTKKMLQSRQADEVFEILLGGIAEGYGFPGTLIGKVSADGYLVFQGETDPVSGNPLRIPLWHPGSLLARTFWSGNLLHASPRELPHLPEEESILGSSPVLCLPVMRNLKVRCVETKNCVDRTCPNYYSENLKCWMGQIPPEFFTGGGNPEIQREAITACLRCEVFPSSVLLVVRSVENGKVVTRENAVPITNLASEAGLALEVVSLYDSMKIMAVTDGLTGLYNHREFYQSLRRELERARRYRHTLSLLMIDVDDFKNFNDRFGHPAGDFALRNISELLRKCARTTDIIARYGGEEFAVILPESTPGGALMVAERIKTEVAEHNFIPNASDPVHLTVSIGVYSSERGDVSEDQMVSLADEASYAAKKSGKNRVVVKAPT